In Halapricum desulfuricans, a single window of DNA contains:
- a CDS encoding phosphohexomutase domain-containing protein codes for MELFGTAGIRGRVEETVTPELALSVGQAVGREAETVVVGRDGRQSGSALAAAVEAGIESAGARVRRLGPVPTPTLAWASRGQYGVMLTASHNPPEDNGIKLFVDGVEFDGDAEDRIERRVESGLEPAPWDEWETVERADVLGTYREAIAAYARGHGAPLEGLGVAVDCGNGMASLATPQVLYELGAEVRALNANVDSHFDARGSKPTPETLTGLCEFVAGHDAVELGIGHDGDADRIVIVDGDGAIVHEDTVLAVLAEHYVSASDAADPVVLTTPNASERIDERVAAAGGRIERTGLGVLHEGIAEIRATAADGTEIVFAAEPWKHVHPRLGGWIDGVASAAVFARLVAANGLETLREPVTERPYRKDPVRCPDAHKSAVMDRLETRLPEAFPDAEATLDYGVRLSFPDGSWTLVRPSGTEPYVRIYVESEAADELLADVRSVVEETVSDVTQT; via the coding sequence ATGGAGCTGTTCGGAACGGCCGGGATTCGGGGCCGCGTCGAGGAGACCGTCACGCCGGAACTCGCACTGTCGGTTGGGCAGGCCGTCGGCCGCGAGGCGGAGACGGTAGTCGTCGGTCGGGACGGCCGTCAGTCGGGGAGCGCGCTGGCCGCGGCCGTCGAGGCCGGCATCGAATCGGCGGGGGCTCGCGTCCGAAGACTGGGACCGGTGCCGACGCCGACGCTGGCGTGGGCGTCCCGCGGCCAGTACGGCGTCATGCTCACGGCAAGTCACAACCCGCCCGAAGACAACGGGATCAAACTGTTCGTCGACGGCGTCGAGTTCGACGGCGACGCCGAGGACCGGATCGAGCGACGCGTCGAGAGCGGTCTCGAGCCGGCACCCTGGGACGAGTGGGAGACCGTCGAACGTGCGGACGTGCTCGGGACGTACCGCGAAGCGATCGCCGCGTACGCTCGCGGGCACGGCGCACCGCTTGAGGGGCTCGGCGTCGCGGTCGACTGCGGGAACGGGATGGCCTCGCTCGCGACGCCACAGGTACTGTACGAACTCGGAGCCGAGGTGCGAGCGCTCAACGCGAACGTCGACAGTCACTTCGACGCCCGGGGGAGCAAGCCGACGCCCGAGACGCTGACCGGCCTGTGCGAGTTCGTCGCCGGGCACGACGCCGTCGAGCTGGGGATCGGTCACGACGGCGACGCCGACCGGATCGTGATCGTCGACGGCGACGGCGCGATCGTTCACGAGGACACCGTGCTGGCGGTCCTCGCGGAACACTACGTCAGCGCCAGCGACGCGGCCGATCCGGTCGTGCTGACGACGCCGAACGCCTCCGAGCGGATCGACGAGCGTGTCGCGGCCGCCGGCGGCCGCATCGAACGCACGGGCCTCGGCGTGCTCCACGAGGGGATCGCCGAGATCCGGGCGACGGCCGCCGACGGGACGGAGATCGTCTTCGCCGCCGAGCCCTGGAAACACGTCCACCCCCGGCTGGGCGGGTGGATCGACGGCGTCGCCAGCGCGGCCGTGTTCGCGCGTCTGGTCGCCGCGAACGGCCTCGAAACGTTGCGCGAACCGGTCACCGAACGACCCTACCGGAAAGACCCGGTACGCTGTCCGGACGCGCACAAGTCGGCGGTGATGGACCGGCTCGAAACGCGCCTTCCGGAGGCGTTTCCCGACGCCGAGGCCACCCTCGACTACGGCGTGCGCCTGTCGTTCCCGGACGGGTCCTGGACGCTGGTCCGACCGAGTGGGACCGAGCCGTACGTCCGGATCTACGTCGAGAGCGAGGCCGCCGACGAGTTGCTCGCGGACGTGCGGTCGGTCGTCGAAGAGACGGTATCGGACGTCACTCAGACGTAG
- the psmB gene encoding archaeal proteasome endopeptidase complex subunit beta, translated as MHDPHSGPEFSQDRPHTGGRQLDSPYEPQLGSLPSGDRDEETVNKTGTTTIGIATEDGVVVATDRRASLGGRFVSNKNVQKVEQIHPTAALTLVGSVGGAQSFIRTLRAEVNLYEARRDRDMSMQALSTLAGNFARGGPFLAINPILGGIDEAGSHVYSIDPAGGVMEDDYTVTGSGLTVAYGTLEDRYEPDMSIEQATEVAAVSIEAAAERDTGSGNGLCVAEVTSEGVDITTYDDYDI; from the coding sequence ATGCACGACCCACACTCGGGACCGGAGTTCTCACAGGACCGCCCCCACACCGGCGGTCGACAGCTGGACTCGCCCTACGAACCGCAACTGGGCTCGCTCCCCAGCGGCGACCGCGACGAGGAGACCGTCAACAAGACCGGGACGACGACCATCGGCATCGCGACCGAGGACGGCGTCGTCGTCGCCACCGACCGGCGCGCCAGTCTGGGCGGGCGGTTCGTCTCGAACAAGAACGTCCAGAAGGTCGAACAGATCCATCCGACGGCCGCGCTCACGCTCGTCGGTAGCGTCGGCGGTGCCCAGTCGTTCATCCGGACGCTGCGCGCGGAAGTCAACCTCTACGAGGCGCGCCGTGACCGGGACATGAGCATGCAGGCCCTGTCGACGCTCGCGGGTAACTTCGCTCGCGGCGGGCCGTTCCTCGCGATCAACCCGATCCTCGGTGGGATCGACGAGGCGGGCAGCCACGTCTACAGCATCGACCCCGCCGGTGGCGTCATGGAGGACGACTACACCGTCACCGGGTCCGGGCTGACCGTCGCCTACGGGACCCTCGAGGACCGGTACGAACCGGACATGAGCATCGAGCAGGCCACCGAGGTCGCCGCCGTCTCGATCGAGGCGGCCGCCGAGCGTGACACCGGGTCAGGGAACGGACTCTGTGTCGCCGAAGTGACGTCCGAGGGCGTCGACATCACGACGTACGACGACTACGACATCTAG
- a CDS encoding CDP-alcohol phosphatidyltransferase family protein: MTLDKYRSLADRALEPFVTAAARLGLTPNGVSVLAIVVAAAAAGAFYLGGDEPLLYGVGAVLVFVNGWLDLLDGALARRLDAASEAGDLLDHALDRYADILIIAGLAAGIGRYDLGLAAVTGVLMTSYLGTQAQAVGLDRVYGGLLGRADRLALIGVVGALAVVVTDPIREFTVVGWLLIVFAVVGHVTALQRFYYAMGDLR, translated from the coding sequence ATGACACTGGATAAATACCGCTCGCTCGCCGATCGCGCGCTCGAACCGTTCGTGACCGCCGCAGCGAGACTCGGGCTCACCCCCAACGGCGTGAGCGTCCTCGCGATCGTCGTGGCCGCGGCCGCGGCCGGAGCGTTCTATCTCGGCGGCGACGAGCCGCTGTTGTACGGCGTCGGCGCCGTGCTCGTCTTTGTCAACGGCTGGCTCGACCTGCTCGACGGCGCGCTCGCCCGCCGACTCGACGCCGCTTCCGAGGCCGGCGACCTGCTGGATCACGCCCTCGATCGCTACGCCGACATCCTGATCATCGCCGGACTCGCGGCCGGGATCGGCCGGTACGACCTCGGGCTGGCCGCGGTGACGGGCGTGTTGATGACCTCGTATCTCGGAACGCAGGCCCAGGCGGTCGGTCTCGATCGCGTGTACGGCGGCCTCCTGGGACGGGCCGACCGGCTCGCGCTGATCGGCGTCGTCGGCGCGCTCGCCGTCGTCGTCACCGACCCGATCCGCGAGTTCACGGTCGTCGGGTGGTTGCTGATCGTCTTCGCGGTCGTCGGTCACGTCACCGCGCTCCAGCGGTTCTACTACGCGATGGGCGACCTGCGGTGA
- a CDS encoding adenylate kinase family protein, translated as MRVAVTGTPGTGKTTATDLLASDFEVIHLNEVIRERELTTGRDDERDTLITDLDAVASWLDDREDVVVESHLAHEFDADGVIVLRCAPEVIERRLHERGESAESARENAESEALDVILGHAVQNHGEDAVYEIDTTDRTPEAVAAEIDAVIAGEREPSAGTVDYTDYLR; from the coding sequence ATGAGAGTCGCCGTCACCGGGACGCCCGGGACGGGCAAGACGACCGCGACGGACCTGCTCGCGTCCGACTTCGAGGTGATCCACCTCAACGAGGTCATCCGCGAGCGCGAGCTGACGACCGGGCGCGACGACGAGCGAGACACGCTGATAACTGATCTGGACGCCGTCGCGTCGTGGCTGGACGACCGCGAGGACGTCGTCGTCGAGTCCCATCTGGCTCACGAGTTCGACGCCGATGGAGTGATCGTCCTGCGGTGTGCGCCCGAGGTGATCGAACGCCGGCTTCACGAGCGCGGCGAGTCGGCCGAGTCGGCCCGCGAGAACGCCGAAAGTGAGGCGCTTGACGTGATCCTGGGTCACGCCGTCCAGAACCACGGTGAAGACGCCGTCTACGAGATCGACACGACCGATCGCACGCCCGAGGCGGTCGCGGCCGAGATCGACGCCGTGATCGCCGGCGAACGCGAACCGAGTGCCGGCACCGTCGATTACACCGATTACCTGCGATGA
- the hisC gene encoding histidinol-phosphate transaminase: MEPRDLSMHSVYRAGRGIEEVARDLGLDPDELIKLSSNENSLGPSPKAVEAIRDVAEAVHYYPKSSHTDLIAKLAETWDVSDEQIWLANGGDGALDYLSRALLEPGQAVLVPDPDFTYHGMSAKYHHGTVETFELSEADGFHQSPERVLEAYDGHRIVYLTSPHNPTGSEVTIAEVERIAEATDEQTLVVVDEAYEPFSERESKIGLVRERDDVALLHSFSKAYGLAGIRLGYAIVPEEWGDAYARVNTPFAASEIACRAGLAALDDEAFLEETIETARWGRAYIREHLDAETWESGGNFVLAKVGNAEAVADACQREGVIVRDCTSFGLPEHIRITTGTREETPRAVETINEVLADVRG, encoded by the coding sequence ATGGAACCACGGGACCTCTCGATGCACTCGGTCTACCGGGCGGGACGGGGAATCGAGGAAGTCGCCCGGGACCTGGGACTGGACCCGGACGAGTTGATCAAACTCTCCTCGAACGAGAACTCCCTCGGCCCCTCGCCGAAGGCCGTCGAAGCGATTCGTGACGTCGCCGAAGCCGTCCACTACTATCCGAAATCCTCTCACACCGACCTGATCGCGAAACTCGCCGAGACGTGGGACGTCAGCGACGAACAGATCTGGCTGGCAAACGGCGGTGACGGTGCGCTCGACTACCTCTCGCGTGCGTTACTGGAACCGGGTCAGGCCGTGCTCGTGCCCGACCCCGACTTCACCTATCACGGGATGAGCGCGAAGTACCACCACGGCACCGTCGAGACGTTCGAACTCTCTGAGGCCGACGGGTTCCACCAGTCGCCCGAGCGCGTGCTGGAGGCCTACGACGGCCACCGGATCGTCTACCTGACGAGCCCGCACAACCCGACCGGCTCGGAGGTCACGATAGCGGAGGTCGAACGGATCGCCGAGGCGACCGACGAGCAGACGCTGGTCGTCGTCGACGAGGCCTACGAGCCGTTCAGCGAACGGGAGAGCAAGATCGGGCTGGTCCGCGAGCGCGACGACGTGGCCCTGCTCCACTCGTTCTCGAAGGCCTACGGGCTCGCGGGGATCCGGCTCGGCTACGCGATCGTTCCCGAGGAGTGGGGCGACGCCTACGCCCGCGTGAACACGCCCTTCGCCGCCAGCGAGATCGCCTGTCGGGCCGGACTGGCCGCGCTGGACGACGAGGCGTTCCTCGAGGAGACGATCGAGACCGCCCGCTGGGGCCGGGCGTACATCCGCGAGCATCTCGACGCCGAGACCTGGGAAAGCGGCGGGAACTTCGTCCTCGCGAAGGTCGGGAACGCCGAGGCGGTAGCCGACGCCTGCCAGCGCGAGGGCGTCATCGTTCGGGATTGCACGAGCTTCGGCCTGCCCGAACACATCCGGATCACGACCGGCACGCGCGAGGAGACGCCCCGCGCCGTCGAGACGATCAACGAGGTGCTGGCGGATGTCCGGGGGTGA
- a CDS encoding chemotaxis protein CheC produces the protein MPLLIDIRKLRIINTLMKRGTENVTRSLSSLADVDADVEITSLSFVEPSDIAAEIGTDEIYSASIDLREPPYGVFLLTFPPETAVEIATLMTGSPVEDGFNRLQKSALQEMCNILTSGFIDGIANTLGTTIDMETPELQYSNGQVVAEETLSHVRTDALSIVLDSMIDVADEDAAFKIRVFLVPDPGSFVNLLDHLSVDEISDRTESAGSL, from the coding sequence ATGCCGCTGCTGATCGACATTCGGAAGCTCCGGATCATCAACACGTTGATGAAACGCGGGACGGAGAACGTCACGCGATCGCTGTCGTCGCTGGCCGACGTCGACGCGGACGTCGAGATCACGAGCCTCTCGTTCGTCGAGCCCAGCGACATCGCCGCCGAGATCGGCACCGACGAGATCTACAGCGCGTCGATCGACCTCCGGGAGCCGCCCTACGGGGTCTTCCTGCTCACGTTCCCGCCCGAGACGGCCGTCGAGATCGCGACGCTGATGACCGGTTCGCCCGTCGAAGACGGGTTCAATCGACTCCAGAAGAGCGCCCTGCAGGAGATGTGCAACATCCTCACCTCGGGATTCATCGACGGGATCGCGAACACGCTCGGGACGACCATCGATATGGAGACCCCGGAGTTGCAGTACTCCAACGGCCAGGTCGTCGCCGAGGAGACGCTGTCGCACGTCCGGACGGACGCGCTGTCGATCGTCCTCGACTCGATGATCGACGTCGCCGACGAGGACGCCGCGTTCAAGATCCGGGTCTTCCTGGTTCCCGATCCCGGATCGTTCGTCAACCTCCTCGATCACCTCAGCGTCGATGAGATCTCCGATCGGACCGAGTCCGCCGGTTCGCTGTGA
- a CDS encoding transporter, translating into MDPELAGLYALHVLFAGLWTGAVVFVTWAVLPLARDGDLDAQPLESIAGRVKRLSRISAVLLALTGVRMAMVLDYTETTVLFETTRGYLLVGMVTLWLVLMGLVEVGAGKLTDGTGRRKVREPARNARPFLLGATVVAVLLLVDAGLLAAGTL; encoded by the coding sequence ATGGATCCTGAACTCGCCGGGCTGTACGCGTTGCACGTGCTGTTTGCCGGGCTCTGGACCGGCGCTGTCGTCTTCGTGACGTGGGCCGTCCTGCCGCTCGCTCGCGACGGTGACCTCGACGCACAGCCGCTCGAATCGATCGCCGGCCGGGTGAAACGCCTCTCGCGGATCAGTGCTGTCCTGCTGGCGCTGACCGGTGTCCGGATGGCGATGGTACTCGACTATACCGAGACGACCGTCCTTTTCGAGACGACGCGCGGGTACCTGCTGGTCGGGATGGTCACCCTCTGGCTGGTCTTGATGGGGCTCGTCGAGGTCGGTGCTGGCAAATTGACCGATGGGACCGGCCGCCGGAAGGTGCGCGAACCCGCCCGCAACGCCCGACCGTTCCTCCTCGGGGCGACGGTCGTCGCCGTGCTCTTGTTGGTCGACGCCGGCCTGCTGGCTGCCGGGACGCTGTAA
- a CDS encoding AbrB/MazE/SpoVT family DNA-binding domain-containing protein produces the protein MSESTRITKKGQTTIPRDLREKYDLEPGDEVIWMDTDDGIVVKKRTRTSGRGMLVPDDTAEEKRQEIAEELGQRIRNCRDRNYEET, from the coding sequence ATGAGCGAGTCTACCCGCATCACGAAAAAAGGTCAGACGACGATTCCCAGGGACCTTCGCGAGAAGTACGACCTAGAGCCGGGTGACGAGGTCATCTGGATGGACACCGACGACGGCATCGTCGTCAAGAAGCGCACGCGGACCAGCGGGCGCGGGATGCTCGTTCCCGACGATACTGCCGAGGAGAAGCGCCAGGAAATCGCCGAGGAGTTGGGACAGCGTATCCGAAACTGTCGGGACCGCAACTACGAGGAGACCTGA